Proteins co-encoded in one Armatimonadota bacterium genomic window:
- the pcaF gene encoding 3-oxoadipyl-CoA thiolase: MREGARDAVIVDAVRTPIGRYGGVLRDVRPDDLAATVIQALVRRSNLDPSSIEDVILGCANQAGEDNRNVARMAVLLAGLPVSVAGQTVNRLCGSGLQAVVAAAHAIWAGEGEVFIAGGVESMTRAPLVMGKPAEGFPRGDVRLYDTTLGWRFINPRLAEMYPPYSMGETAEHVATQYGITREEQDAFALESQRRAAAAMAAGRFADEIVPVVIPRRRGDPVVVDTDEHPRPQTTLEALAALPPAFRKDGTVTAGNASGINDGAAALLLMEARRAAALGLRPLARIVASAVAGVDPAIMGIGPVPATRKALARAGLRVEDLDVVELNEAFAVQVLACARDLGIPLEKLNPNGGAIALGHPLGCSGARLVVTLVHELRRRGGRYGLATMCIGVGQGIAMIVERQGSSQEEICS, from the coding sequence ATGCGTGAGGGTGCCAGAGACGCGGTCATCGTGGATGCCGTGCGCACGCCGATCGGCCGCTACGGGGGGGTGCTGCGGGACGTCCGGCCGGACGACCTGGCGGCGACGGTCATCCAGGCCCTGGTGCGCCGGTCGAACCTCGACCCGTCGTCGATCGAGGACGTGATCCTGGGCTGCGCGAACCAAGCCGGGGAGGACAACCGCAACGTGGCGCGCATGGCGGTCCTGCTCGCAGGGCTGCCGGTCAGCGTCGCCGGCCAGACCGTCAACCGGCTGTGCGGGTCGGGCCTGCAGGCGGTGGTGGCCGCTGCCCATGCGATCTGGGCGGGGGAGGGGGAGGTCTTCATCGCCGGCGGCGTAGAGTCCATGACGCGGGCACCGCTGGTGATGGGGAAACCGGCAGAGGGTTTCCCGCGCGGGGACGTGCGGCTCTACGACACCACCCTCGGCTGGCGCTTCATTAACCCGCGGCTGGCCGAGATGTACCCGCCCTACAGCATGGGGGAGACCGCAGAGCACGTGGCCACGCAGTACGGGATCACGCGCGAAGAGCAGGACGCGTTTGCGCTGGAGAGCCAGCGACGGGCCGCAGCGGCGATGGCCGCCGGACGGTTTGCCGACGAGATCGTGCCCGTGGTGATCCCGCGGCGCCGGGGCGATCCGGTGGTGGTCGACACCGACGAGCATCCCCGGCCGCAGACCACGCTGGAGGCACTGGCCGCCCTGCCGCCGGCCTTTCGCAAGGACGGCACCGTCACCGCCGGCAACGCTTCGGGCATCAACGACGGCGCGGCTGCGCTGTTGCTCATGGAAGCCCGGCGGGCCGCGGCCCTGGGCCTGCGGCCGCTCGCGCGGATCGTGGCCAGCGCGGTGGCAGGGGTCGACCCGGCCATCATGGGCATCGGCCCGGTGCCGGCGACGCGCAAGGCGCTGGCGCGCGCCGGCCTGCGCGTCGAGGACCTGGACGTGGTCGAGCTCAACGAGGCGTTCGCCGTGCAGGTGCTGGCGTGCGCGCGCGACCTGGGGATCCCCCTGGAGAAGCTCAACCCCAACGGCGGCGCCATCGCCCTGGGCCACCCCCTGGGCTGCAGCGGTGCGCGGCTCGTGGTCACGCTGGTGCACGAGCTGCGGCGGCGTGGCGGGCGGTACGGGCTGGCCACCATGTGCATCGGCGTCGGGCAGGGCATCGCCATGATCGTGGAACGGCAGGGGTCGTCCCAGGAGGAGATATGCAGCTGA
- the hflX gene encoding GTPase HflX, translating into MLEALSRRRVPQERIASPELLSILAHLAQALRREVGVFVDRHGVVGPVVISRRWQPLVDEAARRSSRDAGLRYVEVHPQPDGRPDEGDQRVLTDLALDLVVTAGVERGAPTEVWLLTPTAADGDSAWVTEGPYSPDALAHLDLAPRVRAAIAARRRRGPVPTGSALQERAVLVALDRRGDAERSLEELARLAETAGAQPVATIIQRRATPDPATYIGRGKLDEIVRAGERYAATVVLVDEELTPAQQRTLERELGMKVLDRTALVLDIFAQRARTREGRLQVELAQLEYTLPRLAGRGVWLSRLGGGIGTRGPGETKLEMDRRRIRQRITHLRREIDLIRRRRARQRAPRQRAGVPQVALVGYTNAGKSTLLNALTGAQVFVEDRLFATLDPTARRLVLPTGRQVVLVDTVGFIQRLPTQLVAAFRATLEEVTAADLLVHVVDASRPDWPAQVEVVHDVLAEIGAGDHPRVLVFNKADLLDEAAVRALAQAQPEAIVISATRRQGLDRLLDALARHLPEPWLRVRLRIPYRDARLLAQIHREGRVVAEHYDGEGAVVVADLPGPVAVQLRALSATGEARRSPSPR; encoded by the coding sequence ATGCTCGAGGCCCTGTCCCGCCGACGGGTGCCGCAGGAGCGGATTGCGAGCCCCGAGTTGCTCTCGATCCTCGCCCACCTGGCGCAGGCACTGCGCCGTGAGGTCGGCGTGTTCGTGGACCGCCACGGCGTCGTGGGTCCTGTGGTGATCAGTCGCCGCTGGCAGCCCCTGGTGGACGAGGCGGCGCGCCGCTCCAGCCGGGACGCGGGCCTGCGCTACGTGGAGGTGCACCCCCAGCCCGACGGCCGCCCGGACGAAGGCGACCAGCGCGTGCTGACCGACCTGGCGCTGGACCTCGTGGTGACCGCCGGCGTCGAACGCGGGGCGCCGACCGAGGTGTGGCTGCTGACCCCGACGGCGGCCGACGGTGACTCCGCCTGGGTCACCGAAGGGCCCTACAGCCCGGACGCCCTGGCCCACCTGGACCTGGCGCCGCGCGTTCGGGCTGCGATCGCCGCGCGGCGTCGCCGGGGACCGGTGCCGACGGGCAGCGCGCTGCAGGAACGGGCGGTGCTCGTGGCCCTGGACCGGCGCGGCGACGCCGAACGCAGCCTCGAGGAGCTCGCCCGGCTGGCCGAGACGGCCGGCGCCCAACCTGTTGCGACCATCATCCAGCGCCGGGCCACGCCGGATCCGGCGACCTACATCGGGCGGGGCAAGCTCGACGAGATCGTGCGGGCGGGCGAGCGGTACGCGGCTACCGTCGTGCTCGTCGACGAGGAACTCACCCCGGCGCAGCAGCGCACGCTGGAGCGCGAGCTCGGCATGAAGGTCCTGGACCGAACGGCGCTGGTGCTCGACATCTTCGCCCAGCGGGCGCGGACGCGTGAGGGCCGGCTCCAGGTGGAGCTGGCACAGCTCGAGTACACGCTGCCGCGTCTGGCCGGTCGGGGCGTCTGGTTGTCGCGGCTGGGCGGCGGCATTGGGACGCGCGGGCCCGGCGAGACCAAGCTGGAGATGGACCGGCGGCGCATCCGCCAGCGCATCACCCACCTCCGACGCGAGATCGACCTGATCCGCCGTCGCCGCGCGCGGCAGCGCGCGCCCCGCCAGCGGGCGGGCGTGCCCCAGGTGGCGCTGGTGGGGTACACGAATGCGGGCAAGTCTACGCTGCTGAACGCGCTGACGGGCGCTCAGGTCTTCGTCGAGGACCGCCTGTTCGCCACGCTGGACCCGACGGCCCGGCGGCTGGTGCTGCCCACCGGGCGGCAGGTGGTGCTGGTCGACACGGTGGGGTTCATCCAGCGGCTGCCCACGCAGCTTGTCGCCGCCTTCCGCGCCACCCTGGAAGAGGTCACCGCCGCCGATCTCCTCGTGCACGTCGTGGACGCCAGTCGGCCGGACTGGCCGGCACAGGTGGAGGTGGTGCACGACGTGCTGGCGGAGATCGGTGCCGGCGACCACCCGAGGGTGCTGGTGTTCAACAAGGCGGACCTGCTCGACGAGGCTGCCGTCCGTGCGCTGGCCCAGGCGCAGCCCGAAGCGATCGTGATCTCGGCCACGCGGCGGCAGGGGCTCGACCGCCTCCTGGACGCGCTGGCGCGCCACCTACCTGAACCCTGGCTGCGCGTGCGCCTGCGCATCCCCTACCGCGACGCGCGCCTGCTGGCGCAGATCCACCGCGAGGGCCGGGTGGTGGCGGAACACTACGACGGTGAGGGCGCGGTGGTGGTCGCGGACCTCCCGGGGCCGGTCGCGGTGCAGCTGCGCGCGCTCAGCGCAACCGGCGAAGCACGGCGATCGCCTTCCCCTCGATGA
- the lexA gene encoding transcriptional repressor LexA, whose product MTARLTRRQADILTFVKRYTETHGYPPSVREIGQAMGLTSSSTVHSHLAALERKGYLRRDPSKPRALEILEAGGRPSRKVVPVPVVGRVAAGVPLLAEENIEDHLPLPADLVNGDETFALRVSGDSMIEAGILDGDLVIVRRQATANNGDIVVARLGDEATVKYFYREKDRIRLQPAHPAMAPIYVTDVVIEGKAIAVLRRLR is encoded by the coding sequence ATGACGGCACGGCTCACGCGACGCCAGGCGGACATTCTCACGTTTGTGAAACGCTACACCGAGACGCACGGCTATCCGCCCTCGGTACGGGAGATCGGGCAGGCCATGGGCCTCACCAGCAGTTCCACGGTCCACAGCCACCTAGCGGCGTTGGAGCGCAAAGGGTACCTCCGTCGCGATCCAAGCAAGCCGCGCGCCCTTGAGATCCTCGAGGCGGGTGGGCGACCCAGCCGCAAGGTCGTGCCGGTCCCGGTGGTGGGTCGCGTGGCCGCCGGGGTGCCGCTGCTGGCCGAGGAGAACATCGAGGACCACCTGCCGCTGCCGGCCGATCTCGTGAACGGCGACGAGACTTTTGCGCTGCGGGTCTCGGGCGACAGTATGATCGAGGCGGGGATCCTCGACGGCGACCTCGTCATCGTGCGCCGGCAGGCCACGGCCAACAACGGCGACATCGTGGTAGCGCGCCTGGGCGACGAGGCGACCGTCAAGTACTTCTACCGGGAGAAGGATCGCATCCGCCTGCAGCCGGCGCACCCTGCGATGGCGCCCATCTACGTCACGGACGTGGTCATCGAGGGGAAGGCGATCGCCGTGCTTCGCCGGTTGCGCTGA
- a CDS encoding 3-hydroxyacyl-CoA dehydrogenase NAD-binding domain-containing protein, with translation MDSRPLIGVVGAGTMGGGIAQVAATAGYSVVVADVAEDVLQRCRARIAEALGRRVADGRLTPADADAILGRLRWVTELADLHGAAVVIEAVPEDLATKREVFRRLDALHPPSVVLASNTSSLPITRIAAATQHPERVVGLHFFNPVPAMALVEVVQGERTAEGTVRAAVDLVRALGKQPVPVRDAPGFLVNRVARPFYTEAFRVLADGLAPVDVVDRVMRDAGGFRMGPFELLDLIGLDVNLAVSRSIYDAFFHDPRYRPHPIQERMVDAGLLGRKVGRGFYDYSARAATVSDLAAGRQTAGTPPAPELREIPNAAGRQEGPGGPVVVVGESALATEVAAAARAAGLAVTARPSTTGRWRATTVVDASLDRPEEKAARLAAIERRLAPHAVILTLTLTSSVTEAARRCKRPERVVGVATLPPLADRPLVEVQAGLRTARQALERAVAFWTALGKRVAVVGDGVAGIFPRIQALLCHEALCAVAEGVAAPADVDTAMRLGMNYPQGPVERAETVGLDVVLAIVDALCADQGDPRYRATPWLRRLVAAGCQRVPAGPTPPSPGGETHA, from the coding sequence ATGGACAGCCGTCCCCTGATCGGCGTGGTAGGCGCCGGCACCATGGGCGGCGGCATCGCGCAGGTCGCCGCGACGGCGGGGTATTCTGTCGTCGTCGCCGACGTGGCGGAGGACGTGCTGCAGCGCTGTCGCGCGCGCATCGCCGAAGCGCTGGGGCGCCGGGTCGCCGACGGCCGGTTGACCCCGGCGGACGCCGACGCCATCCTGGGCCGTCTGCGGTGGGTGACCGAGCTGGCGGACCTGCACGGCGCGGCCGTGGTCATCGAGGCGGTGCCCGAGGATCTAGCGACCAAGCGCGAGGTGTTCCGCCGGTTGGACGCGCTGCACCCGCCCTCGGTCGTCCTCGCCTCCAACACGTCGTCGCTGCCCATCACCCGCATCGCGGCGGCCACACAGCACCCCGAGCGGGTCGTGGGGCTGCACTTCTTCAACCCGGTGCCGGCCATGGCGCTGGTGGAGGTCGTCCAGGGCGAGCGCACCGCGGAGGGGACGGTGCGCGCCGCGGTGGACCTGGTGCGTGCGCTGGGCAAGCAGCCCGTGCCCGTGCGGGACGCGCCCGGGTTCCTCGTCAACCGCGTCGCGCGGCCGTTCTACACCGAGGCGTTCCGTGTGCTCGCCGACGGCCTCGCGCCCGTGGACGTGGTCGACCGCGTCATGCGCGATGCTGGCGGGTTCCGCATGGGGCCGTTCGAGCTGCTGGACCTCATCGGGCTGGACGTCAACCTGGCGGTGTCGCGGTCGATCTACGACGCGTTCTTCCACGATCCGCGCTACCGCCCGCACCCGATCCAGGAACGTATGGTCGATGCCGGCCTGCTGGGGCGGAAGGTCGGTCGCGGGTTCTACGACTACAGTGCCCGTGCGGCGACCGTATCGGACTTGGCTGCAGGCCGCCAGACGGCGGGAACCCCGCCGGCGCCGGAGCTGCGCGAAATCCCAAACGCGGCAGGCCGGCAGGAGGGCCCCGGCGGGCCGGTGGTGGTCGTGGGCGAGAGCGCGCTTGCGACCGAGGTGGCCGCCGCCGCGCGCGCTGCAGGCCTCGCCGTGACGGCGCGCCCGTCGACCACCGGCCGGTGGCGGGCGACGACGGTCGTCGACGCGTCACTGGATCGGCCCGAGGAGAAGGCTGCGCGACTGGCGGCCATCGAGCGCCGGCTCGCACCCCATGCCGTGATCCTCACGCTGACCCTGACCAGTTCGGTGACGGAAGCCGCGCGGCGCTGCAAGCGACCGGAGCGGGTCGTGGGCGTCGCCACGCTGCCACCCCTGGCGGACCGCCCGCTGGTGGAGGTCCAGGCCGGCCTGCGCACTGCGCGCCAGGCCCTGGAGCGCGCGGTGGCGTTCTGGACCGCGCTCGGCAAGCGTGTCGCGGTGGTCGGCGACGGGGTGGCCGGCATCTTCCCAAGGATTCAAGCGCTGCTCTGTCACGAGGCGCTGTGCGCCGTGGCCGAGGGCGTCGCGGCCCCCGCCGACGTTGACACGGCCATGCGGCTTGGCATGAACTATCCCCAGGGCCCGGTGGAGCGCGCGGAGACCGTCGGTCTCGACGTGGTGCTGGCGATCGTCGACGCCCTCTGCGCCGACCAGGGCGACCCGCGGTATCGTGCCACGCCCTGGCTGCGCCGGCTGGTGGCGGCCGGCTGCCAGCGGGTGCCCGCGGGGCCGACCCCGCCGTCGCCCGGAGGCGAGACGCATGCGTGA
- a CDS encoding LL-diaminopimelate aminotransferase: protein MGPQQVKTTPSQRLQRIGAYLFADLDRRQEELRARGVDVINLGVGDPDLPTPSHIVEALTRAAQDPRTHRYPPYLGTREFREAVAEWFARRFGVALDPHRQVLALIGSKEGLAHLPWALLNPGEVALVPDPGYPVYRSATIMAEGEPYPVPLRPERGFLPALDEIPADVLRRARLLFLNYPNNPTGAVATLEFFTEAVAFARRWGLVVVHDNAYSEITYDGYVAPSILQVDGAAECAIELHSLSKTYNMTGWRVGFAVGNHAAVDALGTVKTNVDSGVFTAVQAAAVAALRGPQDSVAHTLAIYRARRDRVVAALRRVGWSPPTPRGTLYIWMPTPDGQSAAAFCADVLERTGVVITPGAGYGAYGEGYVRLSLTTPDARLDEALERITRAYA from the coding sequence CATTGGGGCCTACCTGTTCGCCGACCTGGATCGGCGGCAGGAGGAGTTGCGGGCGCGCGGGGTCGACGTGATCAACCTGGGGGTGGGCGATCCCGACCTGCCGACGCCATCGCACATCGTCGAGGCGCTGACCCGCGCCGCGCAGGACCCGCGGACCCACCGGTATCCGCCCTACCTGGGCACCCGGGAGTTCCGCGAGGCGGTGGCCGAGTGGTTCGCGCGGCGCTTCGGCGTCGCGCTGGACCCCCACCGGCAGGTCCTGGCCCTGATCGGCTCCAAGGAAGGACTGGCGCACCTGCCATGGGCGTTGCTCAACCCCGGTGAGGTGGCACTGGTCCCCGACCCCGGCTACCCGGTCTACCGGTCGGCCACGATCATGGCCGAGGGCGAGCCGTACCCCGTGCCGCTGCGACCCGAGCGCGGGTTTCTCCCGGCACTGGACGAGATCCCCGCAGACGTGCTGCGGCGTGCGCGCCTGCTGTTCCTGAACTACCCCAACAACCCCACGGGCGCGGTGGCCACGCTGGAGTTCTTCACCGAGGCGGTGGCGTTCGCGCGGCGGTGGGGCCTGGTGGTGGTGCACGACAACGCCTACTCGGAGATCACCTACGACGGGTACGTGGCGCCGAGCATCCTGCAGGTCGACGGGGCGGCCGAGTGCGCCATCGAACTCCACTCGTTGTCCAAGACGTACAACATGACGGGGTGGCGCGTGGGCTTCGCCGTGGGCAACCACGCGGCCGTCGACGCGCTGGGCACCGTGAAGACCAACGTCGACTCCGGCGTGTTCACCGCCGTCCAGGCCGCAGCGGTGGCGGCCCTCCGGGGCCCTCAGGACAGCGTGGCGCACACGCTGGCGATCTACCGGGCACGCCGTGACCGCGTGGTGGCAGCGCTGCGTCGGGTCGGCTGGTCACCGCCGACGCCCAGGGGCACGCTCTACATCTGGATGCCCACGCCCGACGGCCAGTCGGCCGCCGCGTTCTGTGCCGATGTCCTCGAGCGCACCGGCGTGGTCATCACGCCCGGGGCGGGGTACGGGGCGTATGGCGAAGGCTACGTCCGCCTGTCGCTCACCACACCCGACGCGCGACTCGACGAAGCCCTCGAGCGGATCACCCGCGCCTATGCCTGA